Proteins encoded within one genomic window of Equus przewalskii isolate Varuska chromosome 3, EquPr2, whole genome shotgun sequence:
- the ZAR1 gene encoding zygote arrest protein 1, whose product MAALGDEGLDGYMYPACAPCSYPIPYLPAAKGKGAAGGADWRHRGGSYPPASSSSSSSSAGAAPAALPGCGQLSAADYFDSYQRAQLMALLSQVSPSLAPALRRAGGRDVAVQVNPRRDVSVQCSLGRRTLPRRARDPGSPAGPGPGPLPEGAGGGSASPQPARQGPGRGSPPSSAPRPVRFPRTVAVYSPVASRRLTTLLEGAGGAAGERGPPSPRPRGPEAGETSVRTAPQQPQPQDEEEEDEAQGAGSGLPPREAPGGEAAPGRAPSSLEQPPPGGMAQAATGERPSLRSPEPGKERLRFQFLEQKYGYYHCKDCNIRWESAYVWCVQGTNKVYFKQFCRTCQKSYNPYRVEDITCQSCKQTRCSCPVKLRHIDPKRPHRQDLCGRCKGKRLSCDSTFSFKYII is encoded by the exons ATGGCTGCCCTGGGGGACGAGGGGCTGGACGGTTACATGTACCCGGCGTGCGCCCCCTGCTCATACCCGATCCCCTACCTGCCCGCCGCTAAGGGCAAGGGCGCGGCGGGCGGGGCCGACTGGCGGCACCGGGGCGGGAGCTACCCTCCCGCCTCCTCCTCGTCGTCGTCATCCTCGGCCGGGGCGGCCCCGGCGGCTCTCCCGGGCTGCGGGCAGCTGTCGGCCGCCGACTACTTCGACAGCTACCAGCGGGCGCAGCTCATGGCCCTTCTGTCGCAAGTGAGCCCGAGCCTGGCCCCGGCACTGCGCAGGGCCGGCGGCCGCGACGTGGCGGTGCAGGTGAACCCGCGCCGCGACGTCTCGGTGCAGTGCTCGCTGGGGCGGCGCACGCTGCCGCGCCGGGCCCGCGACCCCGGCTCCCCGGCCGGCCCCGGGCCTGGACCCCTCCCCGAGGGCGCGGGCGGCGGCTCAGCGTCCCCGCAGCCGGCGCGCCAGGGCCCCGGGCGGGGCAGCCCCCCGAGCAGCGCGCCGCGGCCCGTGCGCTTCCCGCGCACCGTCGCCGTGTACTCGCCGGTGGCCTCCCGCCGCCTCACCACCCTCCTGGAAGGGGCCGGGGGCGCGGCGGGGGAGCGAGGGCCGCCCTCTCCGAGGCCCCGAGGCCCCGAGGCGGGAGAGACGTCGGTGAGGACGGCACCCCAGCAGCCGCAGCCgcaggacgaggaggaggaggacgaggccCAGGGCGCGGGGTCTGGGCTGCCGCCGCGGGAGGCACCGGGAGGGGAGGCGGCCCCGGGGCGCGCGCCGAGCAGCCTGGAGCAGCCCCCGCCGGGCGGTATGGCCCAGGCTGCCACGGGCGAGAGGCCGTCGCTGCGGAGCCCCGAGCCGGGCAAGGAGCGCCTGCGCTTCCAG TTCCTAGAGCAGAAGTATGGCTATTACCACTGCAAGGACTGCAACATCCGGTGGGAAAGTGCCTACGTGTGGTGTGTACAGGGCACGAACAAG gTCTACTTCAAGCAGTTTTGCAGAACTTGTCAGAAGTCTTACAACCCTTACCGAGTGGAGGACATCACCTGTCAA AGTTGTAAACAGACTAGATGCTCCTGCCCAGTAAAGCTTCGCCACATTGACCCCAAAAGGCCTCATCGTCAGGACCTGTGTGGGAGATGCAAAGGCAAACGCCTGTCCTGTGACAGCACTTTCAGCTTCAAGTATATCATTTAG
- the SLC10A4 gene encoding sodium/bile acid cotransporter 4: protein MDGSDNATLLFALSSLQPDNYTLPPNASSLSPGPDVPGAPASSAGPSAALSLGPGPGASLSPGPTPTPKPTGSSLAGGAEGLGASPFPRPGAPHEPPFWDTPLNHGLNVLVGAALCITMLGLGCTVDVNHFGAHVRRPLGAGLAALCQFGILPLLAFLLALVFSLNEVAAVAVLLCGCCPGGNLSNLMSLLVDGDMNLSIIMTISSTLLALVLMPLCLWIYSRAWINTPLVQLLPLGAMTLTLCSTLIPIGLGVFIRYKYNRVADYIVKVSLWSLLVTLVVLFIMTGTMLGPELLARIPAAVYVVAIFMPLAGYASGYGLATLFHLPPNCKRTICLETGSQNVQLCTAILKLAFPPRFIGSMYMFPLLYALFQSAEAGIFVLIYKMYGSEILHKQDPLDEDEDTDISYKKLKEEEMADTSYGTVKTDNLMMMETTQTSL, encoded by the exons ATGGACGGCTCCGACAACGCAACCCTGCTCTTCGCCCTGTCTTCCCTGCAGCCGGACAACTACACGCTGCCGCCCAATGCCAGCAGCCTGAGCCCCGGCCCGGACGTCCCCGGCGCTCCTGCCTCCAGCGCCGGCCCCAGCGCCGCGCTCAGCCTCGGGCCGGGTCCCGGCGCCAGTCTCAGCCCCGGCCCCACGCCGACCCCGAAGCCGACGGGCAGCAGCCTGGCGGGCGGCGCGGAGGGCCTGGGCGCTTCCCCGTTCCCCCGGCCCGGGGCCCCCCACGAGCCCCCGTTCTGGGACACGCCGCTGAACCACGGGCTGAACGTGTTGGTGGGCGCCGCCCTGTGCATCACCATGCTGGGGCTGGGCTGCACCGTGGACGTGAACCACTTCGGGGCGCACGTCCGCCGGCCCCTGGGCGCCGGGCTGGCCGCGCTCTGCCAGTTCGGCATCCTGCCGCTGCTGGCCTTCCTGCTGGCCCTCGTCTTCTCGCTGAACGAGGTGGCCGCCGTGGCGGTGCTCCTGTGTGGCTGCTGTCCCGGCGGGAATCTCTCCAACCTTATGTCCCTGCTGGTTGACGGCGACATGAACCTCAG CATCATCATGACCATCTCCTCCACGCTTCTGGCCCTGGTCTTGATGCCCCTGTGCCTGTGGATCTATAGCCGGGCTTGGATCAACACCCCACTGGTGCAGTTGTTGCCCCTGGGGGCAATGACGCTGACGCTCTGCAGCACGCTCATCCCCATTGGTTTGGGTGTCTTCATTCGATACAAATACAACCGGGTGGCTGACTACATTGTGAAG GTTTCCCTGTGGTCTCTGCTAGTGACGCTGGTGGTCCTTTTCATAATGACTGGCACTATGTTAGGACCTGAACTGCTGGCACGTATTCCTGCAGCTGTTTATGTGGTAGCAATTTTTATGCCTTTGGCTGGCTACGCCTCTGGCTACGGCTTAGCGACGCTCTTCCATCTTCCACCCAATTGTAAGAGGACGATATGCCTGGAAACAGGGAGCCAGAATGTGCAGCTCTGTACCGCCATTCTAAAGCTGGCCTTTCCACCACGATTCATAGGGAGTATGTACATGTTTCCCTTGCTTTATGCGCTTTTCCAGTCGGCAGaagcagggatttttgttttaatctataaaatgtatGGAAGTGAAATACTGCACAAGCAAGATCCTCTAGATGAAGATGAAGATACGGATATTTCTTACAAGAaactaaaagaagaggaaatggcagACACTTCGTACGGCACAGTGAAAACAGATAATTTAATGATGATGGAAACCACTCAGACTTCACTGTAA